ctacttagtacttcattgtgtaaatgtaccacattttctgtatccattcctctgttgaggcacatctgggttctttccagcttctgactattataaaaaggcagctatgaacatagtggatcatgtgccttattacatattggagcatttCCTAAGTATATGCACAGGATAGGTATAAGTgaaaaagagccttgaacacgtGGTCACTGTGAAgaagttcctgaacagagcaccaatggcttaggctctaagatcaagaatcaacaaatgggacttcataaaattgcaaacttctgtaaggcaaaggacactgtcaataaggcaaccaacagattgggaaaaaatctttaccaatcctaaatatgatagggggctaatatccatataaagaacataagaagttggactccagaatatcaaataaccctattaagcaatagggtacagaactaaacaaagaattatcaagtgaggaatactgaatggctgagaagcacctagaaatgttcaacatccttagtcatcaggaaaattcaaatcaaaaccctgaaattccacctcacaccagttagaatggctaagatcaaaatctcaggtgacagcagatgctggcgaggatgtggagaaacaggaacactcctcctttgctggtggaattgaaagctggtacaaccactctggaaatcagtttttggttcctcagaaaattagacatagttctacaggaagatccagcaataccactactggacatatacctagaagatgctccaacttgtaataagaacacatgcttcaccatgttcatagaagccttatttgtaatagccagaaactggaaagaacccagatgtccctcaacagaggaatggatacagaaaattacacaatggtgtactacgcatctattaaaaacaacgaatttatgaaattcttagacaaatggaagagactctttatatttcattatataccATGTGCTTTCACCCAATATGAGGATGAGAAGGGAATATTAACACTAAATAATGTGAATATGAGAAGAAATTGAGGAAAGTCCAAAGAAGTCTTGGTATACACAAGGTAAAGAACATGTGGTATATGTCAAAGATGGTACAATGAAGATAAGAATTTAGATGACTATGTTTgaagaaatttttaaagaaattaagacCCATTCAATTATTGTGTTCTGAGgggttttaaacattttaaaaaatttcaaatatatggGGATTGTGCATAACAATCATAATCATATTGACTTTCAGTACTCTGCAAATTGTGTGAtcagtagtgtctgtctttctttgtctttcattaattatcACAAATACTTCAACTTTTATCACCAGGAAATTTCCTGAAAACaccagttcttttttttgtttgtttgtttgttttgttttgttttgtttttgtttttgagacagtgtttctctgtatagccctggctgtcctggaattcactatgtagaccaggctggcctcaaaattagaattcaccttcctctgcctcccaagtgcaggattaaaggtgtgtgccaccatcgcccagTGAAAACACCAGTTCTTGATTCCTACAAATTGACAAGTAATAAAAATCTGAAGGAATTAATTAGTTACAAAATGTGTTGGTTGCATATCTAACTTCAACTACTTATGAAGTATTTGATTGAAACAGGTTTGTGGTATAGATAGGTGTTTTATGAAATTCACAATTGAAATTTTGACTAATTCTCCATTGAGACTTTTATATTTCTGAgagctactttttatttttaaatgagtcaACAACAAATTCAAAAGATACAAATTGAAAGGATATTACATGATATTTCAGAAGCAGAGCACATGAAAGAAATATCAGCAGTTATCTATTTTTAACATGTAACACTTCAGGACGTTGAGATAAATATCAACCTTCTTAAAGTCATTGTCTAGGCAGCTGATCATGCCATATAAAGAATGAATGCGAGCATCTTCATTGTCAGATTGCAAGAACCAGGCAGGgttcttcttttcttcatctcCATTCTGAAGCTAATCATCAAAAATATATTCATCTATcagttttattataatattttgatGCCTAAATGCTAAATAAATTTGTAAGAGGTTAGAATTTTCAAAACAAGCTAAGTGTATGAATTTCCATGATATTGGTGAGGGTAGCTAAAACAGAAGAATTTGTTGCTTGTCTTTTTTGTCTGATCAGTTACACTCTTACAGAAGTTGATAGATGGACAATCAGTAACTTACTTGATTTTAGACACAGACTTGAAAGAATGACAATTAAGCAATAGATGTTTATTATATCACATAAGGATCATCCCTATGTCTTCAAAAGTCTAcgacttgctttaaaaaaaatagtaggtACGGGCATTGAAATGCtgcccattttttctttttattgaaaacagatcTTTTTCacatatcttgtttttggacaaATCAATTCttaatataatgtaaatattcttaACCTGAGTAACCTgagatgaaattatttttatacttgATGGTTTAAGATGTAAATATTCATGGAATGATGGTGGTAACAACACCTGCTCAGGTACTTAGGCAttgtagtgtctgttttttttttccactgagagAGGTAATGTCCAAATTAAATGAGGAGCACTTACTTTTTTCCTGAGAGCCCTGCAATGTAAGAttctgaataacactcttctcagaCAGTTGGAATTGCCATCATCCAATTAGTAGTATGGCTTGTAGTTATATGGATGccaaagggttttttgtttgtttgtttgtttctggttttgtttttgtttatgtttgtttgtattttttaaagtgaacTCCTTCAAAACTTTATGCTTGCTCTGCTCACCTCTCTTATaagaagaaaagtgaaaaaaCATATATGGGACTACTCACCATGGTGCTCATGAGGGCATTAACCCCGTTCCGGACTGCGTTGATCTTTTTCTTTATGTCTGTGGCTTTGGAGATGATTATATCAGGGACATTTTTTATGGTAGATAATTCACTCACTAGATCGTCCAGAGGGCTTTCCCAGGCATCCAAAATCATGGCTCCTGATTTCAGAAGAGCTGAATACTAAGTAACCACATTTGAATAATATAATAGAGTTagttaaaatacttttttcttcaaaagactgaaataatctTCCCATTTTCTATACAAACATATATTTACAATCTTTTGTAGTTTTATGAGTTGTATAAGTTCAAttgtaaaagtataaaatatagtCATTGTATTGTGAAGTAGAATTCTAGAGTGAATTAAATTCATAAAGTTCAATAGAGTGCTTTATGAGGTTTCTAGAGAAGTGATGACTCTCATGAAGTATAATCTTGATTTTGTCACTTTCCTTCATTGTTTCCCTATGCTTTGAATAAGAGTTAAAGAGACACAAACTGTTTTGCCATTAAGCAGAACTTGGGGACACATTCTAACTGCACAAATGTATGAGGATGCAAGACAATTTTAATCAACATAATATTATGATGGTTTATATAGGAAGTCATAAGTGTGAGATGATAAAAATCAATATCACAGCCATGATGTGTAGACTTATAATTGCACAGCAGGATGATTCCACATTGGTGAATTCCTTTCTTTAGTTGGCTTTTATTTATGGCATATGTGAGGACATTTAGGAGTCAATATTTAGGatcacaaacaaaaagaaaccataaTATTTAATACTTAAAAGTCAAGAGAAATGATGAACTGGTTGCTAATACAACCAGTTCTGTCAACCCAGGGTCAATACTAACTTATTATAAATACAACTGTATAGTCATTGTCTAAGCCTGCATCAATAGAGTTTTATCCTTGAATTTCAATGGAAGTTTAAAAATCCCCTACTGAATAGTATGAATAATACAATTGGTGGGTAGTGGAAAAAGTTTCTTTCACTGTGGACAATTTATAGATACAAGAAAATGTTACTTGGCCCATTTCATTTACAAGTCATCAACTGTGCATTATAATTTCCCTCTTATTAtacattctgtctttatttccccACATAAATGATTATCATTTcccttttattatatattctatCTCTATGAATGATTAGTACACCTGTAATAACGTTCCCATATAAATGTACAATACCATTAATAAATTACAATATTGAAAATCAAGTGTACTCTTTCAAAGTTTTGCTGAAAACTACATTGTGTGCAAACTCACGTGTGTGAGCCTGGCTTGTTCCTTGTTTTCTGGAGTTGGAAGGAAAGAAGTATTGCATCTCATGGGGCTTTTGTCTCTGAGCCCAGACACGTTAGAATAATGTTTTTCCTGGAAttaatgagatatttagttgagACCAGAAATTATGGAAGGGTTAAATGAACAGAAAGTAATGAATTTAAAGTGAGTACTAAAAACTGAAattaatatattacataaatgaccatgaaaattattttaattaaaattcaattgcatattttctccttccttttcttttctttaacccCTCCCACATACCCTCTCTATTATCATCAAACTTCTTTCATCCCAGTCTGACTCCATCTTAATTTTTGGCATctctaatattttttttcctagatagggtttctttgtg
Above is a window of Mus musculus strain C57BL/6J chromosome 13, GRCm38.p6 C57BL/6J DNA encoding:
- the Prl2c2 gene encoding prolactin-2C2 precursor; this translates as MLPSLIQPCSWILLLLLVNSSLLWKNVASFPMCAMRNGRCFMSFEDTFELAGSLSHNISIEVSELFTEFEKHYSNVSGLRDKSPMRCNTSFLPTPENKEQARLTHYSALLKSGAMILDAWESPLDDLVSELSTIKNVPDIIISKATDIKKKINAVRNGVNALMSTMLQNGDEEKKNPAWFLQSDNEDARIHSLYGMISCLDNDFKKVDIYLNVLKCYMLKIDNC
- the Prl2c2 gene encoding prolactin-2C2 isoform X1; its protein translation is MDLCFLKRGILLLLLVNSSLLWKNVASFPMCAMRNGRCFMSFEDTFELAGSLSHNISIEVSELFTEFEKHYSNVSGLRDKSPMRCNTSFLPTPENKEQARLTHYSALLKSGAMILDAWESPLDDLVSELSTIKNVPDIIISKATDIKKKINAVRNGVNALMSTMLQNGDEEKKNPAWFLQSDNEDARIHSLYGMISCLDNDFKKVDIYLNVLKCYMLKIDNC
- the Prl2c2 gene encoding prolactin-2C2 isoform X2, whose protein sequence is MTFNTLTRIYLREKHYSNVSGLRDKSPMRCNTSFLPTPENKEQARLTHYSALLKSGAMILDAWESPLDDLVSELSTIKNVPDIIISKATDIKKKINAVRNGVNALMSTMLQNGDEEKKNPAWFLQSDNEDARIHSLYGMISCLDNDFKKVDIYLNVLKCYMLKIDNC